Proteins encoded by one window of Bacteroidia bacterium:
- a CDS encoding calcium-binding EGF-like domain-containing protein produces MKKIKLLSLAAAMTLGLASLNSCTEDKCKDVTCENGGTCLEGVCDCEDGYEGTNCQTETRVAFYGSYSVSSGTVTCPVTGNGNISQGTPVSIAESSAGVLKVSVVFAGTALTGTVNGSNLTLDQVTLNNFTYSGSGSVSGNTLTMSINEQDPSAGETCVYSFTAQK; encoded by the coding sequence ATGAAAAAAATTAAACTACTTAGCTTAGCAGCTGCAATGACTCTAGGTCTTGCTTCTTTGAATTCTTGTACAGAAGACAAATGTAAAGATGTAACTTGTGAAAACGGTGGAACTTGCTTGGAAGGTGTTTGTGATTGCGAAGACGGTTACGAAGGTACTAACTGCCAAACTGAAACTCGTGTTGCATTTTACGGAAGTTATTCTGTATCTTCAGGTACTGTAACTTGCCCAGTTACCGGAAATGGAAACATCTCTCAAGGTACTCCGGTTTCTATCGCTGAGTCTAGTGCAGGTGTATTGAAAGTTTCTGTAGTATTTGCTGGTACTGCTTTGACCGGAACTGTTAATGGTTCTAACCTAACTTTGGACCAAGTAACTCTTAACAACTTTACTTACTCAGGTTCTGGTTCTGTAAGTGGAAACACTTTGACTATGTCAATCAACGAACAAGATCCAAGCGCTGGTGAAACTTGTGTTTACTCTTTCACTGCTCAAAAATAA
- a CDS encoding SAM-dependent chlorinase/fluorinase, whose product MPIVTLTTDLGLKDPYVAALKGSILSALPDCIIVDISHQVGKHDEGQAGFILRSAYRYFPVGTIHINAVSKDISNTAIYIGIKHKGHYFIGPDNGVFSLVLDDKPEEIIQLDSVINFSSHSFPCLDILVPAACKLVKTGSLSSLGTVKDSIQKQLFFNPVLEEKRITGAVIYIDGFGNIFTNITKDSFDQTFKGKGIKIVMKNLSHTISGISQVYGDVMPGEILAFFNSVGLLEIAQNCGSASKYLGLKMSDKIWIEANDNKGSKNDFQTW is encoded by the coding sequence ATGCCTATCGTCACCCTTACTACAGACCTTGGACTTAAAGATCCTTATGTTGCTGCCCTCAAAGGGTCCATTTTGTCTGCACTTCCCGATTGCATTATTGTGGATATTTCTCACCAGGTTGGCAAACACGATGAAGGTCAGGCAGGTTTTATACTCCGTTCGGCTTACCGCTATTTCCCCGTAGGAACCATTCATATTAATGCGGTTTCTAAGGATATCAGCAATACGGCCATTTATATCGGAATTAAACATAAAGGGCATTATTTTATTGGTCCCGACAACGGTGTATTTAGTTTGGTGCTCGATGATAAACCTGAAGAAATCATTCAATTGGACTCGGTAATTAATTTCAGCTCTCATTCCTTCCCTTGTCTTGATATCTTAGTTCCTGCTGCCTGTAAATTAGTCAAAACAGGCTCCTTAAGCTCCCTTGGAACGGTTAAAGATTCCATTCAAAAACAGCTTTTCTTTAATCCGGTGTTGGAAGAAAAACGCATTACCGGTGCGGTTATTTATATTGATGGATTTGGGAATATCTTTACGAATATTACCAAGGATTCCTTTGATCAAACCTTTAAAGGTAAAGGGATCAAAATAGTTATGAAAAACCTTTCCCATACCATTTCCGGAATTTCCCAGGTTTATGGAGATGTGATGCCCGGAGAAATTCTGGCATTCTTTAACTCGGTAGGTTTGCTTGAAATTGCGCAAAATTGCGGTTCTGCAAGTAAATACCTGGGACTTAAAATGAGCGATAAAATCTGGATAGAAGCCAATGATAACAAGGGTAGTAAAAATGACTTTCAAACCTGGTAA